One genomic region from Gossypium hirsutum isolate 1008001.06 chromosome D13, Gossypium_hirsutum_v2.1, whole genome shotgun sequence encodes:
- the LOC107932010 gene encoding putative disease resistance protein RGA1, which yields MAETFLFNIAERVLEKLVHLSVQKIRLAFNVKTELERLEDTMSNIKAVLLDAERQQHHNEKLHLCMWKLRDIFYDAEDVIDDFKCEALRKQDAINHPNINLKVQFLASCCTSLPPSFSLRMGYKIKDINRRLDELATEWNSFALGPRSDDRHVLRRETSSFVDYSDVIGRDEDKENIISMLMKPSEDGNVPVIPIVGFGGLGKTTLAQLVYNDDRITSLFPLKIWICVSEEFDLSRLLKLIIKSVNDGERCDDSTLDALQARLRSLLNDKFLLVLDDVWNENQAKWVELRNLLRSTDGFLSSKIIVTTRSLNVASIMSSIPPYILKGLSLEDCLTLFIKWAFNDGNERHYPNLIRIGEEIVKKCKGVPLAVRTLGSLLFQKTDESDWIYIRENEIWRLKQNENDILPVLKLSYNHLPSHLQRCLAFLSLYKKDEIYYSDQVIRLWMANGFFEHPKQNQEWEDVGKRYLNELLSRCLIQKENDFGLGFSFKMHDLIHDLALEVSQRECKMVNPETKMVDEHVRHLLLCDEKLVEVPSVLEKLEKVQTVIVQDGSKRSKIVDKSLINLCVSNFKYLRALELRDSPLTDLPDSIGTLKHLRDLDLARSEGICELPRSFYKLYCLQSLNLGGTGLKQLPDSVQRLIELRRLVITVEAGHLKEIRAGCWTSLQYLELDRCMKLRCLPEGMQYLKSLRTLHLYICPRLVSLPRSLKFLTKLEHLQIVSCMSMNLKMELEEEEDKDLQLSLKTLSLVNLINLTGLPRWLLQGSSSTLQQLRIRGCQNLCVLPAWLLNLTSLHELQIVDCINLSVLPEGIDCLTNLRELKIEKCRQLSKRYRENGGEDWHKIAHIQKVVIKDEE from the coding sequence ATGGCGGAAACGTTTCTGTTCAATATTGCAGAAAGGGTTCTGGAAAAACTAGTCCATCTCTCTGTACAAAAAATTCGCTTGGCGTTTAATGTCAAAACTGAACTGGAAAGGCTGGAGGACACCATGAGCAACATTAAAGCTGTGCTCTTGGATGCCGAGCGGCAACAGCACCACAACGAGAAGTTGCACCTCTGTATGTGGAAACTCAGAGACATTTTTTATGATGCTGAGGACGTTATTGACGATTTCAAGTGTGAAGCTCTCCGCAAACAGGACGCCATCAATCATCCCAACATCAACTTAAAGGTGCAGTTTTTAGCTTCCTGTTGTACTAGTTTGCCTCCATCATTCTCTTTAAGAATGGGTTATAAAATCAAAGACATCAATCGGAGACTAGACGAACTTGCTACTGAGTGGAACAGCTTTGCTCTAGGACCGCGTAGCGACGATCGACATGTTTTGCGCAGAGAGACTTCCTCTTTTGTGGATTATTCTGATGTTATTGGTAGAGATGAGGATAAAGAGAACATTATTAGTATGTTGATGAAACCAAGTGAGGATGGAAATGTCCCTGTCATTCCCATTGTTGGATTTGGGGGTTTAGGAAAAACCACGCTCGCTCAGTTAGTATACAATGACGACCGAATTACTAGCCTTTTTCCTTTGAAGATATGGATCTGTGTTTCTGAGGAATTTGATCTTTCTAGATTGCTCAAGCTGATTATTAAGTCTGTAAATGATGGAGAAAGATGTGATGATTCAACACTTGACGCCTTGCAAGCTCGTTTGAGAAGCCTTTTGAATGATAAGTTCTTGCTCGTCCTGGATGATGTGTGGAATGAAAATCAAGCAAAATGGGTTGAGTTAAGAAATTTGTTGAGGTCAACCGATGGATTTCTTTCAAGCAAAATCATTGTCACCACTCGGAGTTTGAATGTGGCCTCGATAATGAGCTCGATTCCCCCTTATATATTGAAAGGTCTATCTCTTGAAGATTGTTTAACATTGTTTATAAAATGGGCTTTTAATGATGGTAATGAGAGACATTATCCAAATCTCATTAGAATCGGGGAGGAGATTGTGAAAAAATGCAAAGGGGTTCCCTTGGCAGTAAGAACATTGGGAAGCTTATTATTTCAGAAAACTGATGAATCTGATTGGATCTATATAAGAGAGAATGAAATATGGAGACTTAAGCAAAATGAAAACGATATTTTACCAGTGTTGAAGTTGAGTTACAATCATTTGCCATCTCATTTGCAACGATGTCTTGCTTTTTTGTCCTTGTACAAAAAGGATGAGATCTATTATAGTGACCAAGTCATCCGTCTTTGGATGGCAAATGGATTCTTTGAGCACCCAAAGCAAAATCAAGAGTGGGAGGATGTTGGCAAACGATATTTGAATGAATTGCTTTCAAGGTGCCTCATCCAAAAGGAGAATGATTTTGGCTTGGGTTTTAGCTTCAAAATGCATGATCTGATACATGATCTGGCATTAGAAGTGTCTCAAAGAGAGTGTAAAATGGTGAATCCCGAAACAAAAATGGTTGATGAACATGTTCGACATCTATTATTATGTGATGAGAAGTTGGTTGAAGTTCCCAGTGTTTTGGAGAAATTGGAAAAAGTTCAAACAGTAATTGTCCAAGATGGTTCAAAGAGATCAAAGATTGTTGATAAATCTCTTATAAATCTTTGCGTCTCCAATTTCAAGTATCTACGAGCATTAGAATTAAGAGATTCACCATTGACGGATTTACCGGATTCCATTGGTACCTTGAAGCACTTACGAGACCTTGACTTGGCCCGATCTGAGGGTATATGTGAACTTCCGAGGTCTTTTTATAAGCTTTACTGCTTGCAATCGTTAAATTTAGGAGGTACTGGTTTGAAGCAGTTGCCTGACAGTGTGCAAAGGTTGATTGAGCTTAGACGTCTAGTAATAACCGTTGAAGCTGGGCATTTGAAAGAAATACGAGCAGGATGTTGGACTTCTCTTCAATACTTGGAATTGGATAGGTGTATGAAATTACGATGTTTACCTGAAGGAATGCAATATCTGAAGTCACTTAGGACACTTCACCTGTATATCTGTCCTAGACTTGTCTCATTGCCACGGAGCCTGAAATTCCTAACCAAGTTAGAACACCTTCAAATAGTTTCTTGCATgagcatgaatttgaaaatggaaCTAGAAGAGGAAGAAGACAAAGACCTTCAGTTGAGCCTTAAAACTCTCTCACtcgttaatttaattaatttaacaggTTTGCCACGATGGCTTCTTCAAGGATCTTCTTCCACTTTGCAGCAATTACGAATTAGGGGGTGTCAAAATTTGTGCGTTCTACCAGCATGGCTACTGAATCTCACTTCTCTTCATGAACTTCAGATTGTGGATTGCATTAATTTGTCAGTTCTACCAGAGGGAATAGACTGCCTCACCAACCTTAGAGAATTGAAAATTGAGAAATGTCGGCAGTTGAGCAAAAGATACAGAGAAAATGGGGGTGAAGATTGGCACAAAATTGCTCACATCCAAAAGGTTGTTATTAAGGATGAAGAATGA